A stretch of DNA from Cannabis sativa cultivar Pink pepper isolate KNU-18-1 chromosome X, ASM2916894v1, whole genome shotgun sequence:
gacatcaaactctagaatagtcgtcggacttggcattgtcaccggtaaaatttccggcaccgacatcaagaaaccagtttcttggtgattttttagggacaatgctaattctgacgactttttcggcGCCGGCAGAAACTTCGGCGACTTTCCGGCACCGACAGCTACTTCGACGACTTTTTCAGTGCCGACagtaaactccggtgacttttccggcacgagtgacaactttggcgatcactatagttttatttcttttattttttttaaaaaaataaatatgaagggaattttaatattttttatggtaatttaattaagtttttattttttatgaattttaaatttagatttttttattgttttatatggttttttttttaaaaaaaaaccatatttttagtttgattggttagataatgccatatttagtgacatttactttttatgccatatttatcataaccttaataatttttcccatatttttgaaaatagcccaTAGTAAAATGGTGTAGCAatatatctcaaaaaaaaaaaaatggtgtaGCAATACATGGAAGAAAATGATATGTTTAAAGGAGTTTATTACTAACTATAaatttatgatagtattttcttttttgaatataaactaaaactaaatataaaaaacttagggattatttcacaaaaacataaaaacaataaaaaaaaattacgaaatacggttttacggaattttaaatatttttacgattttttttattttatttacagaaaatatggtctttttatgttgtaatcttgttaatttgttgttgattttttgttatctgtatgttattttgatgttattttcatgttacttttatgtaattttcttgttgattttatgctgttttcgtgttattttttggaaaaccgaaaaaatgtaaaaaaaacattctttgaacataaaaatgtaaatattttacaaaaaatggtgtcttatgtaattattccaaaacTTATACAATAGAAAAGACTAAAATAGTGTAAATCACGTGCTAAATTTAGTGGTTTACAAATTAATTTGTCAATtaagttatttaataaatatgcaTGTTAAATAATGAGAAAATGTTAAATAGTTTCATTTTTTAGGGGGAAAAtactaaataaaaaatgtaaaatttattaGGTGCCAATTTGACTTATGTTCAATTTTGTATCAAATTtattacatatttttaaatGAGTAACAATTTGTTAAGGGCTGCCAAAATTAGGGTTGACAATTTATGTTATTGTGTCGACACAATTAAGGGCCGGATTTAGCACGAATTTGTCTTTGTGGGGAAGCAGTATGTTGTCTTTGTGGGAAAAAGCATTTGTAAACGGAAGCTTGtggaaaaaatttgaaatttgagtgtttggtaaattataatttttaaagtgctgtgagttgttaagattctattacaataatgataatattttaatctagttcattataattacaaatatatatataaaaaaatatgttatataaattttttatttttttatatatttttaattatttttttctatagtataaatttatatgcatttgataaaaataatttttaatatttttaaattatatttttagcacttgcaaaagataaaattgtagtttataagaaacataaattgatattatttattaataataaaaatataaatataaaatattttttaaaataaaataaaaaattagaaatttaaatattatttatttttaaatattttttcatttaaaaaatatttttattttttataatatataataaataattaaataaatttttagtaaaaataatttattataaattcttttaatcaaaacagctttttctaaaagttgggtTGTACCAGCTTTAGCTTTTAGCTGTAGCTTTTCCATAATTTCTTCAATAAGCTGTTTGTTAACTGCTTACCAAACACCTTTTTGTCACAGCTTTTTTGAAAAGCAGCTTTTAGCTTTTCCAAAAGCTGTGCCAAACAGGCCCTAAGACCATCTCTAATAAGAGATGTAAAAGTTGTGCCATATTTgacacaaaaaataatattatgataTATCTGCATTAATTTTAGCATTGTGCTTCAATGTTTAATTACAAAAtttgatgcaaaatttaatattttattaatatttttaataaaatatcaaaataataactttttcattaattttattatgtaaagtaataaaaaaaatataaatagtcTATCATTTAATGCTATaactaaatatactaataaaataatataaatgacataAAGTAAATGAATAAGTAGTGCATTTATGGTGATGTAAATTTTGTAGCGTTATGCCAAAATTTGTTTTGTTATATAACAAAATTTGCATCACTTTTTAACACACCACTAGAATATATTTTTGGTAAGTGAGCTATATTTTAGCTTTGCATCACTAATTTTCTTCTTTGTTGGAGATgctctaaaataaatataagcaCAAACATGACATTAATAGATTTAATAAACATGTCATGTGACAAACTTGAGACTGTCAGAAGcacaaaattaacataattaaacataactattaactacaataaaaaaaattatgaaacctATCACATAAATACATAGAATATGAAACCTATCACACAAACACATAGAATACATAGTTTTAATCTAACACAATAtcaaaaaacttaattatatattctaCAAGTTAATTAATACAAGATTATCAACTCATTTTATCTTCTGCTATTCGTGTTATAAAATTACTGCTTGACATAATTAAGGTAAATACAAACACAAAACAATTATTAAACATGTCGAAATTTCAAACAAAAACACAAACACAACACGATTATTAAATTTGTCAACCAAACTAACTTATTTATATCAATTTCAAGTCGtgtcattttaaaatttaccaACCATAACTAGCATATATCAATGCACCATTTTTATAGGACTCCATTCTAATATCAAGCAAATGAATAAATTTTCTCCTTCTTTAACTTACCAAACAATACAAAATATTCTCACTGTCCTCTTCATCCTTCTTCAAGTAATGCATCATCTTTCTCTCCATCCCTCTCACCAAACACATCATAAACCACTCTTTTACATGAAATTATTTCTACATTTTTATAGTAAAAATACTGTAGAAATTTGCGAGTCTTTAGGCTTTTCCCTCACATCTAGCTCTTGTCACCTCTACTATTACCCTCTCTTTTTTCACCTCTACCAAACATAGCATTAAGCATTACTGTCATGATGAAAATATCTAGAGTGAGATGCTCGTGCTTGGCCATTTTTGTTGGGGTAGTTTATATAATTATGGGCAATTCTacttttcaacataaaaagttTCATGGCAATGCCAGTGgtcattatatatacatatatcagtaCGATCATCAAGTACAACAAACTAGCTTGGTAAAAGATTCTGAGTTAACCAAATTGTTCTTGGTTATATACCATTGTTATTATTTCATAACTCTCTTAGCTAATATAACACAGTACTTGGTTAAAAATGGCGACAATTTCACATATAGCAGTGGCTGACTCCAATTTTACCTAGGCGCCAGCACCTCCCTTACATTACATCTAACTCATCTTTACAAAAATGaaccaaaatatttaaaaagcaaaattagtAACActtgaaaaagaagaagaagaacgacGAAGGAAAAGGATGGCATTATCGCCATCCCTCTCTCTATGAACTGGTGGAGGACGCCATATTCGCTCTATATATTTGGACTTGGACTGTATACATAAGATTTTTCTAAAGGCAATATAGATGGACATTGTTTACACCTCTTCAGATTACTACTTCCGCGCTCCCTGCAATCGAGTTGGAGAGGCACTCAAATTATATCCTCTCAAAGCGAGATGTCGAAGACAGAACATGAAGCTGAAGCTACTTGGAAAGAAAAAACCGCAGAAGCCGGCATTTCTTAATGTTGCCATGAgatggatatttttttttcactgaTCAATAGTTGCTGTTATTCTGTTGGGGTTCTCACATGACGGGAATTGGAGTGCTGTCGTTACTATTTTGAATCATTTGTTTCTGGACAGCTTTAACTGCTGCTACTCTAGCTGCATTGGCTGCCCTGTTTGCAGCCGCTACAGCTCGGCTCACCCTTTCATCAACCTTGGCCACATCATAAGCTTTCTCAGCTGCTCTTCTTGCTTCCTGATAGTGAAAAAAGAACGAAAACATATTTCGTTAAACAATCTTTTATCATTTTCAATCACAAAAAGGGGTTCCTTGACTGCACTTTCAATACCTGGACGGCATTGAGTACTTTGGAATGATAAACAGCCACGGGAGAAACAGGGTGAGTTGTACTTTGTGTGCTTGGAATATCAAGAACTCCATTTTGCCAGTGACCAGATTGTGTTTCGCCATTTCTGAATGTATACATCCCTAGGCCTTGCCTTCTACCCTCGTGCCAGGCCCCCTCATAACGGTGACCATTGGCGAATCGATAAACTCCAAAGCCATGCATCTTGTCAGCAAAATATTCTCCAGCATATGTATCCCCATTTCTGAATAAAAGAAACAGCAGCCTTGGTATAAAAGATACAAAACAATCTAATACATACTAACACATAAAATTTCTGGTGTTGTACAGCAGCACCATATACTTAACGAATCCAACAAATAATTTTGTggttaaaataaaaacatattagAAATGCAAATCTAATAACAGCAACAAGAAAAtcacaaaattaatttcaaaatttaaggaaCAAATGTTACTATTGTAATAAAGTAAGCAAGAGGCAAAATGTATAAAACGGCCAAAAAGAGGAGTCCCATAATTATAAGATGGCTCAAGAATTTATGCACATTCCTTTCTAAGCGAGATTTTACTGTTTACTTATCAGAATAGGTAATAACAGAAAatctttaaaatttaaaaaccatCTTCATGATTGTTAAGTCTTTATCAAATAACATGTACATCTACTTATTAGGCAACCGATAGAACCACCAGACTTGCATGAAGTCACCACCAAACACCACAAGAAAGatgtttctttctttttgcGAAAGTTTATGCTAATTCCTCTGGATTAGCAGCACCAGAAAAATTCAATTAAACacgtaaaaaatataaataaaacacaAATCGCATATCCAAAAATGTCCAGTTAAACATTGAATCCTACACAGACTTTAATGGGGAGAATTACCTGAAATGGTAGTGACCAAGCCCATGCTTAACGCCCCACTTGAATTCACCAACATAACGGCTCCCATCCTCACATGTATGAACACCACACCCATGACTCTGTCCATTAGACCATTCCCCGGCATAAACGTCACCGGTATAAAATCTATAAACCCCGAAACCGTGTCTCAGTCCCTGCCTATACTGGCCTCGGTAACGGCTCCCTCGAGCCCAAGTCTCAACCCCATAACCATCATACTTCCCGTCAACCCAATCACCTTCGTATCTCCCGCTCATGTTATAATAATACACTCCACTCCCGGAGCACTTTCCCTTATGGAATTCTCCCTCGTAAATGTCGCCGTTTCGGTATACCTGAACCGAGCAACCGGAATTCACTCTCTTCTCCGATTTCGGCCGAGACCCAATTGACCAAAACACCGGCAAAGGCGGTCTGGACTTGAGTTTTAGCGGGAGAGACCTCGAGAGGAACAATCGAATCGAGGGGAGGCGAGGAAGGGCGAGATTGAGGGAGAAGAGGAGAGCAGCAGAGAAAGCGAAAGCGGAGAGAAAATCAATCAAGAAAGAGTGGCTGGGATGTGAGACGAGGAAGTAAAAGAAAGGCAGAGAGAGAAGAATCACCAGGCGGCGGAGCCGGTTGAGGCGTCGAATGAGGCGAAAAGCAGCAGTCTTGGCGGATAAAGAAATGGAATTGAGAGATGGGTTTTGCTTGGCAGTAGGGAACTTGTAAAGGGTCGGAGatttagagagagaagaagCGTTGTGGGTGAGAAGGGGACGCTTATACGGCGTCGTAGGAGGGATCGTTAGATCATTAGGAGGAAGAGCTTGAGATGGGTAAGGCGGCAAATGAATTTTGGGATGAAATTGAGCGTTGATATCGTCGTTTGTAAGGGATTGAATTGAGATTGATGAATGAGACAGAGAAGAAGATGGATTGTGagaataatgatgatgatgagaatgGAATAGAAGTGGAGGGGTTGGGTTGAAATCGGAAGAGACGCCGCTGCTTTCTTTTCCGATCTGAGCTTCTGATTTCTTCTGATGCATCACATAAGGAAATTGAAAAAGTGGAAGAAGAAAGTGTTGTAGTTGTTTTGTTCAAGTGGGATTATTATTTTCTCGGGAAAAAATTAGGGCTAACGATTGGTTGTTTGTGGGGTTTGGCGATTCTTTCTCGTCTGCTTTTCTTTTCTGGGTTCAATACAACAAGTTTTTGTATTATGAGCTTTTTCGAGAGCGTttcactttatttaaaatgcctattaataataattaattaattaaaatataatactactgttgattaaaaaattaattaaaagaaaacatCAAATTTTGAAGCCGATGAGAGCGAAGAAACATTACTTTTCTTACAGAATCACCTTGAGCTTTTGTGTTATTTACAAAAATGtcacaaaatattatatttggtaaaaaatttatacttttaagtttatttttttgtttaaaaaatcatatgaaacaacagaaaaataactttcagataatataatttatattctcaaaaaaaaaaaataatataatttatataaaaataatatacaaataacaaaaaactaacaataaaataacaacaCTCTAatagtacaatataaaaatatcaaaatatcgtATGtactgtaaataaaattttaaaaactgtaaaaatatttaaaattccgtgcaacagtatttttctattttttttttttttgttatttgtgtatatttttaaaataattcttttcttttctctattcaatttaggattaattttctccataataaggaaaaaatttaatacatacAATACCCGttacttttctcttttttttttttagaaaatattaattttggacATCACCACAATAGatcaatataattatatattattagttattaactTATAGAAGTGCTTGTATATTTAGTAGgattatatataaacatgttATTAAcgggttttatttattttgaattggaaaaagtttcatattgattattatttattttagtttttttttttttttttgaagtgcAGAAAATTTGGTAgattaatttttatgtttgtttattctATGGAGATCTATATTATTgcactaataaaaaaattatattaatgcactaataaaaaaattatctacCAAACTATATTAAAGTTCGAGCAGAAAATTCGCATGCACAAAGAACATGCTATTTCAATTTATGTTTTTCTAAcactatttttatttcaattttaaattatatattttttttattttattttttcacttaaatttttttttttataaaaattataaacagtttttttttttttaattttttataatttatttataattatattaaagttgtaatttttagttattttatactttatttataatgattgattttttattattttttactttttgttaaacgaagtgtatttttgtaattttaaaactttataagcgtatttttataaataaaaattttaggatgtaaaattgtaaataaaacataaaaaaattaatatttttgaaaatttccttaatatttaaatgaagagaaaaaataaagaaattaatgtacaatataatataaaaatttgaggtaaaataaataaaatgaggTTTGAATTTGATAATATATTTGAAAGAATAAAGTTGAGAAACagttaaaaaatattcttttagaGCTCACGAGAAATAGAAAGATAAGTTGAGGAATACCTGTTTTTTGTactcattaataaaaaatatcctcatattatattttattaaaaagtaCCTACTTTTGTGAGTGAGTTGTCTAATATACATTCACCTTCCACTTAAGTCTAACACATAATTTACATCAACTTAAAGGGTATAATAtagacatcatctataaaagtgagtatatcttaaaaaatataaaaataaaggtaaaaattaaaacaaataaaataaaataaatatacaatggaatttcttcaaaaaatacttatataattcactatattcatatatttaattgtaaataaagaataaatttatattaaccCAAattcataatattatataattttaatagaggTCCTTTTTCTTCATTCTCATTTGCAAAACATGTGGTAAAAAATTAAGGTGACGCTTGGTTAGgaagaatgaaaatatagaaatatgaatgagaatgagaataggaataggaataggattggaataaaatttaaaatgcataaaaaaaaaattgataaaaaaaattataaatttttttctcttattaTATTGGAatgatcttttatttttttttaaaatggaataattattctactaaaatggtagaaagagcattctaatactttataatgcaatcaaataaagaaatacaattaaaaatattttctttctattttattctatttcattacctctaaCTAAATGCCACCTAAATAGAGTGcatggcaaaaaaaaaaaaaaattacttggtACTTTATCAAAATTGGATAGGATCAAGGTTGAACTAGACATAAAAAAGAGAGCATCcgtattatttttcattatcgAGGCAAAATGGGGTTGGAGTTGgagatcaaagagaaaaaatagaaacagGCAAACATGAAATTTTACTTCGAATTCcaaatcttttttctttattattttttaatgtatagtataattatatgaataaacatatatttatattaataataagagGTGGTATAACTTGTCAATTAAGGTTACTCGTTTAAATTATTATGTCTGGCACATCATTCATAATATATTATGACCTTTgggaaaaaaaaggaaataaagGTGAACACATTTCTCAAAATATGATAATGcagtaataaaaaataaaattgcatttactatttttagtaatattaatcaattataaacaTTGAGCTTTTTGTGTGTTTAAATAAGCACGTGTCCTGACCAAATATAAATATGAGTTGgaaattttcttctttttttgcaTCAAATAAGAAGCTTTTTCTATGTCATTTTataagaaaacaaaacaaaagtacttaaaaagaagaaaaaatgcaGACCCGAAATGCAAAATTTCCTTTGTAATTTTATCTAACAAATGTAAATAAAGTAAGGAAATGAAAGCCcacttggttttttttttttttatgaataatatataataatatactccataattttatgttttttctttttgagtaaCACAATTTTATATGTTGATTGTTCATTTTATAACTCAAAACATAAAGTAAAGTATCTTTAATGGAAAGCTATAAATGTGGtgtattgttattttttagaatattttactaaaaattaattCTAATGGTGATGTAAAATGTGTGCTAAATTTGGCCCTAGCTAAAAATtgagctaatttttttttttttttgaaaacattcATCAGCTTTATTAAAGGCAATCCATAGCGATTATCAATTCAGGAGAAACATCACTACTCCTGAATTCACGATTAGCAACTAAATAGAATGCTCGAGCCAAGCAATGAGCAACACTATTTGCAGAACGTCTAATAAAATTGACAAAAACGTCACGCAACTCATCTAATAACATCTTACAGTCAGAAATAATACTCCCAAAGTAAGAAAATAAAAGGGTCGAATATCGCAATGCTTGTACAACTGTAAGACTATCCGTTTCGATTACAACTTCCTTCCAACCTTTATTTTTAATCCAACTCAATGCTTCCTTCATGCCCAAAGCTTCGACCATTTCTGGTTGCAAGACCCCAGACCGGCAGCTACCGAATGCCTCCACCATCGCACCAGTAGCATCCCTAACAACCCCAGTGAAGCTATTTATTGCAGCACCATTAAAAATGGCAGCATCAACATTGATTTTTAATTACCTATTTGTCactcattaataaaaaatgtttttatatttataagttattaaaataatataaataaagttAATTGTTTGTATATTTTCAACGAGTATTAGTgatattgttgatttttttagttaatttacaCCTTATGCATTGGAgcacaaatataaaaattaagcaaaatataattttgtgatatattttaaaCCAAATTTAACTCAAAATATACATTATTCATTGGAGATGGTCTAAAAGTTTTAACTCTAAAATATGAAGGTAATAATAACCgaataaataaatcaaagagGAATTGTACAAATAAGCCATCCAATAATTactcaaaatttaataaaaattcaataaCATGATAAAAATTTAGTTTCATTTTTGAGGGAATTACAATAAGATATTCTGTATTCATAATGTAAttctaattagtaatttatatgaacatatataaaaagcatttttcattaattaaatttttgattttttttttgtttgaccataaaaataacattcaatATTATTTTGTTAGCAGATGCACATTATGGATGAGTTAATTTGGTGTTACAAGAGTTGCTTAATGTAGAGGGTGAGAGAGATAGAGAAAACTAAGTCAAAGGGTTGACCATGATGGATTTGAAAAATGTTTGAGAATCCCTTTTGCGAATtcttttattgttatttaattgttctttttctttttgtgcTACAATTTTGAAAGCATGTCATTTGAGTGAGTAGAAGAAGGGGTCGTATTGTTATCTTAttaatataaattcttgatggacaagttattattaatattttcaataccaaaaaaaaaaaccctactaCTTTATTAGATAGGGGAGTGAAATCACATTTATGAAACAATGCAGCAAATATGGACTATTGACCATTCAATTGGGACCTTAAAAACACAGCATTAGAATGACTATAAACAAGTTAAGGCAATTTCAATGACTAAGTTAACATGACATCTAACAACTACCTAAACTAAGCTACTTCTAAAAAGGTCAAATATTTCCCTTTTCATATAAATAACACATAAAAATTCACCTAATTTTACTCTAGATAACTTAATGGTTTTGAAATAAGAATGGTTGAGTTAAAggttagagcatctccaataaAAGTGTAAATAAGTggcgaaaaattaaaatatagctCATTTATCAAAAAGTTTACTCCAATAGTGTACCAAAAAGTGATATAAATAGCAAATTTTGTGCCAAATTTAGCACAACATTTGTcatgatgtaaaatttacacCACAATAAATGTACTACTTTTTACATTtatgtcatttatattattttattaatatatttaactatcacattaaattatgaaacatttatattatttgtttattgtcttacatattaaaataataataaaattgattataaagttattagatttttttttaataaaacattaattagatattaaattttacatcaaaattttgCAATTGTACATTGAAGCACAAAGCaaaatttggtgtaaatttaccACAAAACTACTTTTTGTGCTAAATATAACACAATTTTTACATTTCACATTGGAGATGGTCTTAAATCCTTtcttttgggtcttgtgtgagagttatgGGGTCATTATAGTGGatacaacatactgaacccagtccTCGCTCACATGAACAATCCCAGTAGTGAAGGTTcatatatttatcttatttaaataattgtattagactaattatattaatttagcctaattaaaaattgattagcaacctaattaatttcaaaatagatgacattaatttttttatcaaattattttgaaattaatttagaaaaatgcacatagtttaataaaataaattctaaataattaaattctagtaatctaattttttttatatatttaattaaatatataaaattaatttttttaaactagAATTATATTCAAGATACTCAATcaagttttttatatatatttaattaaattgaaaattatatttaagttgaaattttttaattttagaacaacttaaattagagtAGTTTCAGAAcatatcttattttatttttcgaaaacatttttttaaaatgttagaatttggaaatttaaaatttgaaaattaattcttaattaattttagattcacttaaattaagtaatttttattaatgattaactaaaataaatagattaaatatattataattagaaaaccAACACTTAGTTTGTCAAATAAATTTTAGATAATTAATTTCTAAGTAAACTATCTTAcaatttttctatatatttaattaaatagaaaattaatattttcaagatacttaaatattaaaaaaatttgtgacatttaattaaatgagaaaattatatttatgttgaaattaatttctaaattaattttagattaacataaattaaaataattatttagaatttattttattaattcaaaattttatttaattttaaaatacatgTAGATTCAAATTATGATTATTATATTtacagaaaattaaatttaagttaaaaattaattcttaattaattttagaccaacttaaattaagtaattttcacaatatttatttgaatGATATATATACTAaggatgaaaaataaatttttaatttatttttcagatctacctaagtaaaaaaattcaataaatattaaattaaaattcatatttagttcaactaaattaataattttaattaaatat
This window harbors:
- the LOC115710352 gene encoding uncharacterized protein LOC115710352, which translates into the protein MHQKKSEAQIGKESSGVSSDFNPTPPLLFHSHHHHYSHNPSSSLSHSSISIQSLTNDDINAQFHPKIHLPPYPSQALPPNDLTIPPTTPYKRPLLTHNASSLSKSPTLYKFPTAKQNPSLNSISLSAKTAAFRLIRRLNRLRRLVILLSLPFFYFLVSHPSHSFLIDFLSAFAFSAALLFSLNLALPRLPSIRLFLSRSLPLKLKSRPPLPVFWSIGSRPKSEKRVNSGCSVQVYRNGDIYEGEFHKGKCSGSGVYYYNMSGRYEGDWVDGKYDGYGVETWARGSRYRGQYRQGLRHGFGVYRFYTGDVYAGEWSNGQSHGCGVHTCEDGSRYVGEFKWGVKHGLGHYHFRNGDTYAGEYFADKMHGFGVYRFANGHRYEGAWHEGRRQGLGMYTFRNGETQSGHWQNGVLDIPSTQSTTHPVSPVAVYHSKVLNAVQEARRAAEKAYDVAKVDERVSRAVAAANRAANAARVAAVKAVQKQMIQNSNDSTPIPVM